Below is a window of Gossypium hirsutum isolate 1008001.06 chromosome A12, Gossypium_hirsutum_v2.1, whole genome shotgun sequence DNA.
ttagcttacgtcctcggacactaccaaattaatatttcctctagaaatattacaaaggagaagattttgggatgatacaaccaaagggggaggggttctatatataacaaaccaaaccccctccctttctatcttttcctaatgtgggatattgccaatattcaacacaGTCCACGTAAGAGTCCCACTTTCATGCTCCAAATCCTATTATTCATTGCCCTATTTATTTCTCCACTAAGCATGGTGTTATGAAtatgttataattataattaattatgatcaaaattgtaaaataaaaaatggtacaCTCTCGAGACTGTTCTTTAAATACATACGCCTCATTTGATTCTTTCCATGCGTACGAGCGAACTGAAAACGAACACAGTCCTCAATCAACCCAAGCATTGTTTCTTTGTTTACACCCTCACCCTTCACTCTTCAAACTGAAATACTCGTCTTTTTTGCCTTGAAGGCACTCTTCTCTATCCAATATGACTATGGAGAAACAATATTTGGATTGGGTACTAGTTCCAATGGGGATACTTTTGATGGTGGCTTACCATGTATGGCTTCTCTATCGAATCTTAAAACATCCCACCAAGACTGTCATCGGCGTCAACGCCATCAACCGTCGTTTTTGGGTTCAAGCTATGATGGAGGTTGGTcttttatatatcattttgttCAATTGTGGTTGTTTCTAATTGATGTAAAAAATTAACAGAGTTCCATAATTTTGATTGTTTAGGAAGCGTCAAAAAATGGGGTTTTGGCCGTGCAAACGTTTAGAAACAACATAATGGCGTCGACTCTATTGGCATCGACGGCTATCATGTTGAGTTCCCTCATCGCCGTTTTGATGACTAACGGTAAAGGCGATAGATCGTCGTGGTTCATATTCGGAGATGAAAGCGACCTGGCATTTTCGATCAAGTTTTTCTCGATATTGGTTTGCTTCTTGGTGGCTTTTTTACTTAACTTGCAGTCCATCAGGTATTACAGCCATGCAAGCATTCTCATCAACGTGCCGGTGAAGAAGATgtcccaccaccaccaccaccaccatctcACGGTTGAATATGTAGCCAACACTGTGAACAGAGGCAGCTATTTTTGGTCCCTAGGACTTCGTGCCTTCTACTTCTCATTCCCCCTCTTTTTGTGGATCTTCGGTCCCCTTCCTATGTTCTTCTGTTGCATTGCCCTTGTTTTCATGTTGTATTTCCTGGATGTTACCTTTCAATTCGGATGGGCCGTTGGGGTTGTCAATGACAATGGCCATAACGGCGACGAGGAATTAGGAGGTTCAGTTAGATCCTAATCCCGGCCGGCGTTAAATTCGTTCAATCAAAGTTGAATCAATTTGAATTTTTCATCATCGgaaaaataatcccgaaaagggTTTTAGTCTTTCTTACACACCAAAATGTATTGAAGGAGAATTGTTCCTTAAAAGAGGAAATGAAAACTGAAACCTTGCTTTTCCTTTATGTGTTTAATTTCCTTTTGTCAGCAATGATCTGTAATGtcaagaaattaacaaaaaaGTGCATGCCGCGTTAAAAAGATTAATCTttattcactataaaacaaatataaaaatatattttggttctACTAAAAAAGGCATGGCGTGAAGTTGGTCGATTTGTATTTAGTTATGGACAAccctatttttatatataaaaactaaattcaaCTTTGATGTTTGTTTAGGTTTACGTTAATCCATTTTTCTTAAGGAACCAAACGCAAAGACAAAAAGAACTTGGGAGTGGAAGACTGCACGAACCATTGCCTGTCCTTTAGAGAATTTCAGTTCATCAACTTGGTGATGTCATGTCAGAATACCTAGATGCTCATTTAGACATGTGGACATCTAAAGTTGAACCATTGTTTGGTGTCGATATCAAATCGAGGTAAATTCTAACTGCTACTTTATATATTGTTAAAAGTTTtctgaaatttaaatatttaatatagatGGACATCAAACCTGCATGATCGATAAGCCAGTATATACTCTAGTGTGCCTACCATTACTTTCtcatactaaaataataataaattcctGCTAAATTTCTGGGGTTCATCATGAATTACTTGTGATATAAATCCTTTATATTTTATCTCTAATATATGTggttaatataaattattaatactaaACCCAACTTTTGCTTTGCCAAGCTATTTCACAGTTTCAATTAATTGCAAGCTAGAAGCACATTGATGTCAAATACATCATTTCAGCAAAAAGCTAGTTACTTTCGATTATCCAAGACAatgttttttcaaaaattatctcatacacattttttttaattttacaataaCTTTAGAGTGCGATTTATGTTTTATAAGGAATAGCGAAAAATAAATATAGACCATTTTACTTTTTGAGAGGACGGAGACTTTTTTTGTTTCTTGGATTCATCTTTGTATATATgtgatttattaaatataattttttaaaaaaaataatagttagATGTAATGATAATGtatattgtaattttaaaaatataactcaagttctaattttagaaataaaactGTTGAGAAAGaaactatataaaattaatataacgAATACTTTAATTAGACAAAAAAAAGTAGATAATCATTAACTTAtttatagaaaataaatcttAGGCTCCTATTTAATACAATCACTTGAGGGTATACTTTACTATTAATGAGATTTTGGCTGTGACACAAATTGAACTCTTGAAATAATGTGTGGATTAAAtagttaattgaattatatttagtTAGTTAATGTAACTTAAATTATTCCATGCTTATAgctattaatcataattataattgTTGAAATAGCTAAGTAATTGTAACTTCAAATATACGTGCCTTGATTATGGTTcaattatgtgtatatatatcattttaatttataaaaatatataaaaaaatagtttcataTTAATATTTGCCACTAGATTATAGCTCACCTATGTACGTGTGCgtgttttattttttagatttataaaaatatataaaaaatatcagcaaaataatatttactatttGATGAGGGATAAATTAgtttcctttttaaaattttgttggacCCAAATGATGTATTTTATGTGTAAATTACTGTTTTACACTTGTAATTATACTTAAAAAagacaaataaatataaatatgggAATTATCAATCTATCAAAAACCTTCTACAAATTGCAGAACTCAACTATAAACGTATTGAGAGAAATGATACCACTTTTAATGATGGATTCAATcttttctcaaaaaaataaaatctgtAAAATTGAAGTAATTGGAACCATGTTTTTTGTTCTTTTGCATTAAATATATGATCAATCAAATCTCATACGCCATTCAATATTTTTTTCCCCAGGAGAATGAAATGCCAAATTGCCAAGCTCAAGCTTATGTGCCTAAAAACACTCGTCAACAAAACCCTTAACTTCAACATCAATTTGATGTTTTTACGATGATTTaagtgttgaaattaaaaatgaTGCTTAAAAGTCTtggctcttttctttttctctctagAGTGCAAGTTTTGTATGCCTCTGTACATCTTTGCTATCTTGCTTGTTTTGATTTCGTTTCTTTGTTTGTTTCTGTGAGAGTGTAGGCATGGGAATTGGCTTTCATTCGAGATCGACTTACCAAATAGATCTTTAGTCGAAGAATAAGTTGTTATCGAAATATGGTAAAGAGATCATTTTTAAAATAGTTGCCCAAGCTTTATCGGTTTATTGCATGAATGTCTTCATGATCTCCGTAGGTACTTGTGAGGAATTCCAAAAAATGACGAATTTCTTTTGGTGGGGCTCGGGGTCAAGTTCATTGGGTCTCTTAGGACAAGTTTTGTGTTCTTAAAAAACACAGTCGTATGGGATTTCCAAATCCCAACTCTTTTAATTTAGTGATGTTGGGCAAGCAATGTTGGTCTTTTGCCAATCCAGACTCTCGTGCTAATAGAATTTACAAAGCTAAATACTATTCTGTTGGGGATTTATTCAATGGTTCGGAAGGTAGTAATCCTTCTTTCGTTTTTGCTTTTTAAAAGGCTGCATTGGAGATTAGAGGATGGGAACTCTATTTAGGTTTTTGCGGATCCTTAGTTActtaatgatgatattttctttgttaaatttgAGGCCGTACCAGGTTTTGAAAATTTGTTGGTGAAGGCTTTGTTCAATACCGATGGTTTGAGTTTAAATTACTCTCTTGGCGCCTCGAGATGCTAGGCAAATTCTTAGCATTCCTCTTTCGATTTTAAAGCTACCAGATCAACTTATTTGGTATTTTTCTAAGGATGGCCGGTATAATGTGAAGCCTGGCTATCGAGTTGGTCTTCAAACTAGCACTAATATTTCGTCGTTGGCAATTGTGGGTGCTTGGTTCAAACTTTGAAACTTGGCTCTTCCACCAAAAGTTAAATCCTTTGTATGGCGGGGGTTGCGACATTTTATCCCGAGTAAAAGTCGTTTACTTGAGAAGGTCTGTGTCATTGATCCTAGTTGTGTTAGTTGCAGGGGGAAATGAGAGTTCGGAGCATGCTATTATGCATTCCCCGACTGTTACGGTTGTTTGGGACAGTCTTGGGATGGTTCCTATGCATAACTCTTTATTGATTTTATGTATTACCTACTACATCTTCCGGACTCTTCTCGCAGCAAACTTTTTCTCACTATTTCTTGGCAGTATTTGGTTCCAGATGAACCTTTTGTGTTGGAAGAATGTGGTGACTCAACCTGCCAAAGTTGCGCCTTTTGTAGATACGTTCCTTCAGGATTGGCGAGAGGCGACTGTTGTTTTCCAACGTGTCCAAGGCGTATCTTTCGGGCATCCTCCTCGTCTGCTGTATTGGTTGAGACCTCCACCTGATTGCTTTAAATATAACGTGGACGCTGCTATCTCGTCTGATTGGAACGTAATTGTCTTGGCAGCTATTATTCATGGCGACCAAGGTCAGTTTATCAAGGGCCACGCTATTATGCCGCGTTCTGTGTTTTAACCTGTTTCGGCTGAAACTATGGCCATTCGTGAGGCCCTCTCGAGGCTTAAGGCTCTCCCTATGGACATTGTAATGGTAGAGTCCGATTGCAAAGTGGCCATTGATGCATTGCTCTCTCATTCTAATCGGCCGTCGGAGTTTGGCCCATTATCTCGGGACTGTTTGGCTTTGAGAGAATCTTTCCAAAGCTTTATCCTTTTATTGGATGTGTCCGGATGCAAATTAAGCCGCAAATTGTCTTGCTAGAGCGGCACTATTATGTGCTTATGATGTTTCATGGAATTTTCCTCCGTCCTTTTTACTTGATTGTTTACATTTCGATTTGGTGTCTTCTAGCACTGATTTTTTAGGATAATAGGACCGAGTATAATGGGGAAGCTTATTAGCCTGGGTTTAGATTTTCTTCGGTTTtagttttctttgttttctct
It encodes the following:
- the LOC107929588 gene encoding uncharacterized protein, producing MTMEKQYLDWVLVPMGILLMVAYHVWLLYRILKHPTKTVIGVNAINRRFWVQAMMEEASKNGVLAVQTFRNNIMASTLLASTAIMLSSLIAVLMTNGKGDRSSWFIFGDESDLAFSIKFFSILVCFLVAFLLNLQSIRYYSHASILINVPVKKMSHHHHHHHLTVEYVANTVNRGSYFWSLGLRAFYFSFPLFLWIFGPLPMFFCCIALVFMLYFLDVTFQFGWAVGVVNDNGHNGDEELGGSVRS
- the LOC121211178 gene encoding uncharacterized protein; the encoded protein is MSEYLDAHLDMWTSKVEPLFGVDIKSSIWFQMNLLCWKNVVTQPAKVAPFVDTFLQDWREATVVFQRVQGVSFGHPPRLLYWLRPPPDCFKYNVDAAISSDWNVIVLAAIIHGDQGQFIKGHAIMPRSVF